In Fodinibius saliphilus, a genomic segment contains:
- a CDS encoding MATE family efflux transporter: MSKFRIYFRSSSTAFISTIVTKVSAFVSVWILNQVLTKEAYGNYEFAFSLISILLILGSAGFQHIAMYRLSRIDAPPESLEGESLAGKLLKYSLMSSSLVSLIVVGVAFIWSGLENSFWIVGLTLLIPLKALHGIYDAWFRARQLIAESILYYEMLPAIAKVCFLCICWLIWPNIYVVVGAILLSEFLPLTVRYIMTPLNLFRVNKGSVLTLWDFKYAGQLAITTGISKTVKYADILMMGILATSTQVAEYVIASKLAFILYLAHGINNKILTPRIGNFLSNQDFASIHEEYHYSRILTLSCSFCGAIVFTLFGYQILELFGEYGNSYSTLMILCSTYLLTTSFGMSGGYLNIAGYSNLTLYTTILVLIINIGLNYWLIPILGSDGAAVAMLVSFGVTNIITSFLILYKDGVKTYSISLTIHTFFAVVILLFRGFMIFNIVITTSVLLLILVSLLYSERDFLRRLISNFNKYLTFQNGN, encoded by the coding sequence GTGAGTAAATTTAGGATCTACTTCCGCTCGTCAAGTACAGCCTTTATTTCTACAATTGTAACAAAAGTTTCAGCTTTTGTTAGTGTTTGGATTCTTAATCAGGTACTTACAAAGGAAGCATATGGGAATTATGAATTCGCCTTTTCTCTGATAAGTATTTTGCTGATTTTAGGATCAGCAGGCTTTCAACATATTGCTATGTATCGTCTTTCAAGGATTGATGCACCACCCGAAAGTTTGGAGGGAGAGAGTTTAGCAGGGAAGCTGCTAAAATATAGCCTCATGTCTAGTAGTTTGGTTAGTTTGATCGTGGTTGGCGTAGCATTTATATGGAGCGGCTTAGAAAATAGCTTTTGGATAGTTGGGTTGACTTTATTAATTCCGCTTAAAGCTCTGCATGGTATTTATGATGCGTGGTTTAGAGCTCGACAGCTCATTGCTGAATCAATATTATACTATGAAATGCTTCCGGCCATTGCGAAAGTATGTTTTTTATGTATTTGCTGGCTGATTTGGCCCAATATTTATGTAGTTGTTGGAGCTATTTTGCTTAGTGAATTTTTGCCATTAACTGTTCGATATATAATGACTCCTTTAAATCTCTTTAGAGTTAATAAAGGGTCTGTTTTAACACTTTGGGATTTTAAATATGCTGGGCAATTAGCTATTACTACTGGTATTAGCAAAACAGTTAAGTATGCGGATATTTTAATGATGGGTATTCTTGCTACTAGTACACAAGTTGCTGAATACGTAATAGCTTCGAAGTTAGCATTTATCCTATATTTAGCACACGGTATTAATAATAAAATTTTAACACCCAGAATAGGTAATTTCTTGAGCAATCAAGATTTTGCATCAATTCATGAGGAGTATCACTATAGTAGAATTTTGACATTATCTTGCTCATTTTGTGGAGCAATTGTCTTTACATTATTCGGATATCAAATATTAGAATTATTTGGTGAATATGGGAATTCATACTCGACTTTGATGATTTTGTGTTCCACATACCTTTTGACAACAAGTTTTGGAATGTCAGGGGGGTATCTTAATATCGCTGGTTATTCAAACTTAACTCTTTATACAACTATATTAGTTCTTATCATTAACATTGGATTAAATTATTGGCTCATTCCTATTTTAGGGTCAGATGGGGCAGCAGTTGCAATGTTGGTATCTTTTGGGGTTACCAATATAATAACTTCTTTTCTTATCCTATATAAAGATGGAGTTAAAACTTATTCTATAAGTTTAACAATACATACTTTTTTTGCAGTAGTTATTTTGTTGTTTAGGGGTTTTATGATTTTCAATATTGTTATTACAACTTCTGTATTATTATTAATTCTTGTTTCTTTGTTATACTCAGAGAGAGATTTTCTAAGAAGGTTAATCAGTAATTTTAATAAATATTTAACATTCCAAAATGGAAATTGA
- a CDS encoding GDP-mannose 4,6-dehydratase codes for MSSTDTNHSSKTVLVTGGAGFIGSHLVDRLIEQGDNVICVDNFDPYYDRTIKENNIREHRKHENYWLVEEDIRNLDALREKITEDIDVIVHLAAKAGVRPSVKDPVGFQEVNVMGTQNMLEFAKERDVKQFVFASSSSVYGTNENVPWSEDDHVLKPISPYASTKVSGELMGHVYSELYDMRFLALRFFTVYGPRQRPDLAIHKFLRLMSDGEQITLYGDGSSRRDYTYIDDIIDGVMAAISYDDSMYEIINLGNNRTIQLLELVEALEEASGIEADKTHAPEVPGDVRQTWADISKAEQMLDYRPSYDLHNGLYNFVKWYKLYKEENIRLS; via the coding sequence TTGTCAAGCACTGATACAAATCATTCATCAAAAACTGTCCTCGTCACAGGCGGAGCAGGCTTTATTGGTTCTCATTTGGTCGATAGGCTAATTGAGCAGGGTGACAATGTAATCTGTGTAGATAACTTTGATCCCTACTACGATCGCACCATCAAAGAAAACAACATTCGCGAGCACCGGAAACACGAGAACTACTGGCTGGTGGAAGAAGATATCCGAAATCTTGATGCGCTTCGTGAAAAAATTACTGAAGATATAGATGTGATTGTACACTTGGCAGCGAAGGCGGGGGTACGCCCCTCGGTAAAAGACCCGGTGGGGTTCCAGGAAGTAAACGTGATGGGGACGCAAAACATGCTGGAATTTGCCAAGGAGCGGGACGTCAAACAGTTTGTGTTTGCGTCTTCCAGTAGTGTATATGGTACCAATGAAAATGTGCCGTGGTCGGAGGATGATCACGTGCTAAAGCCTATTAGCCCGTATGCCAGCACGAAAGTAAGTGGGGAGTTGATGGGGCATGTCTATAGCGAACTCTATGATATGCGATTTTTGGCCCTTCGCTTTTTTACGGTGTATGGTCCTCGGCAGCGGCCGGACTTAGCGATCCATAAATTTCTACGGCTGATGAGTGATGGAGAGCAGATTACGCTTTATGGTGATGGCAGCAGCCGGCGTGATTATACCTATATTGATGATATTATAGATGGGGTGATGGCTGCTATTTCTTATGATGATAGCATGTATGAAATTATCAACTTGGGCAATAATCGAACGATACAGCTCTTGGAGTTGGTAGAAGCCCTTGAGGAGGCCTCTGGTATTGAAGCGGATAAAACCCATGCTCCGGAAGTTCCTGGTGATGTAAGACAGACATGGGCAGATATTTCAAAGGCCGAGCAAATGCTTGACTATAGACCAAGTTATGATTTACATAACGGGCTGTATAATTTCGTTAAGTGGTACAAATTATACAAAGAGGAAAATATAAGATTGTCATAG
- a CDS encoding Wzz/FepE/Etk N-terminal domain-containing protein, protein MSKDKPHNDHHDPKPQKGQQSHNPSPQGYYGQPPEYGYQPIEEDEIDLIELAQTFWDARMKIIKITGAFLVLGLFIALFSPKEYSTSATMMPEMQSAQSGASGLLQQYGGMLGISGSQLSGGQEGTIPPQLYPNIVQSLPYQVELMNTEVHFSRYDTTATVYDFFTNIHSPSILGYVKQFTIGLPGQIIGLFKSEEQDINPLPKKVDRDSVLRLNREQMETVKTLRERLSISVDQETGILTLTSEFPDPQAAAEIGRVAITLLKEQVKEYRTQKARQNLQFVQEQVEEARKRFEEAQQRLAEFRDSNLNLATAKAQSREQELQSQYDLTFNLYNSLSQRQEQAKLDLQEETPVLSVLQPVSVPLNDNTSGLLILIVSGMLGGIVSLGWVLIENWWKHEQVRLES, encoded by the coding sequence CTGAGCAAAGATAAGCCACATAACGATCATCACGACCCCAAGCCCCAGAAAGGGCAACAGTCTCACAATCCATCACCCCAAGGCTATTACGGACAGCCGCCCGAATACGGCTATCAGCCCATTGAAGAAGATGAAATTGACCTCATAGAACTGGCACAGACCTTCTGGGATGCCCGTATGAAAATTATAAAAATTACCGGGGCTTTTTTGGTGCTGGGACTTTTCATCGCCCTATTCAGCCCCAAAGAATACTCCACCTCTGCTACGATGATGCCGGAAATGCAATCTGCCCAAAGCGGGGCAAGCGGTTTGTTGCAGCAGTACGGGGGTATGCTGGGAATCAGCGGTAGTCAATTGAGCGGGGGACAAGAAGGAACGATCCCCCCGCAGCTCTATCCGAATATCGTACAGAGCCTGCCCTACCAGGTGGAGCTGATGAATACGGAAGTCCACTTTTCTAGGTATGATACGACAGCTACGGTGTATGACTTTTTTACGAATATTCATTCTCCTTCGATATTAGGATATGTCAAGCAGTTTACCATAGGCTTGCCCGGACAGATTATCGGGCTTTTTAAGTCGGAAGAACAGGATATAAACCCGTTGCCAAAAAAAGTGGATCGCGATTCAGTATTAAGACTGAATAGAGAGCAGATGGAAACGGTAAAAACGCTGCGGGAACGATTATCCATATCAGTGGACCAGGAAACGGGTATTTTAACACTAACCTCGGAATTTCCCGATCCACAGGCTGCCGCAGAAATCGGTCGTGTTGCTATTACTTTGCTTAAGGAGCAAGTGAAAGAATACCGAACCCAGAAAGCGCGACAGAATCTACAGTTTGTACAGGAGCAGGTAGAGGAAGCCCGCAAGCGTTTTGAAGAGGCGCAGCAACGTTTGGCGGAATTTCGTGACAGCAACCTGAACCTGGCGACAGCCAAGGCACAGAGCCGCGAGCAGGAATTGCAATCACAATATGACCTGACGTTCAATCTTTACAATTCTCTTTCACAACGACAGGAGCAGGCGAAATTAGACCTGCAAGAGGAAACGCCGGTGCTTTCGGTATTGCAGCCGGTGAGCGTTCCGTTAAATGATAATACTTCAGGTCTTCTTATTTTGATTGTATCCGGAATGCTGGGGGGGATTGTAAGTCTGGGTTGGGTACTGATTGAAAATTGGTGGAAGCATGAGCAAGTGCGGTTAGAGTCGTAA
- a CDS encoding four helix bundle protein yields the protein MEVWKKAIELSFQVFELTKSLPRSEDYGLISQIRRSANSISSNISEAFGRKTKKDKRNFYIVARGSAFETQSHLLYGGKVKYFDEQIVDKLIEEYDDLIHQLNKIMKSLN from the coding sequence ATGGAAGTATGGAAGAAGGCTATCGAATTGTCCTTTCAGGTTTTTGAATTAACAAAATCGTTGCCTCGATCTGAAGACTACGGATTAATCTCGCAGATAAGACGATCGGCAAATAGTATTTCATCAAATATATCCGAAGCTTTTGGAAGAAAAACTAAAAAAGATAAGCGAAATTTTTATATTGTCGCTCGCGGTTCGGCCTTCGAAACACAAAGTCATCTGCTGTATGGCGGGAAAGTAAAATATTTTGATGAACAAATAGTTGATAAGCTGATTGAAGAATATGATGATTTAATTCACCAATTGAACAAGATCATGAAGAGCTTGAACTGA
- a CDS encoding four helix bundle protein yields the protein MATVERFEDLKIWKLARELVRLVYEVTNKDDF from the coding sequence ATGGCGACTGTTGAGCGTTTTGAAGATTTAAAAATTTGGAAGCTGGCCAGAGAGCTGGTTCGTTTAGTTTATGAAGTAACCAACAAAGATGATTTTTAG
- a CDS encoding UpxY family transcription antiterminator: protein MTPSKGKKRWMAVYTAPRAEKKVCERLEEKDIEVYLPLQKEQRQWSDRKKIVETPIISSYVFVKCTEARRRKILQTYGVLNFVFYRGKPAVIRDEEMELMWKFLADYDYIDLEVKQLERGQKVTVESGPLKGKDGEVVYTKENRVCIQLESLGLQIRAEVEGVMLNEK, encoded by the coding sequence ATGACGCCTTCAAAAGGGAAAAAAAGATGGATGGCCGTTTATACTGCTCCAAGAGCGGAAAAAAAAGTGTGTGAGCGCCTGGAAGAAAAGGATATTGAAGTATATCTCCCCCTGCAAAAAGAACAGCGTCAGTGGAGCGATCGTAAGAAAATTGTGGAAACCCCCATTATCTCTTCCTACGTGTTTGTGAAATGTACCGAAGCCCGGCGTAGAAAAATATTGCAGACATACGGCGTGCTCAATTTCGTCTTTTACCGGGGCAAACCGGCTGTAATCCGTGATGAGGAGATGGAGCTGATGTGGAAGTTTCTAGCTGATTATGATTATATTGATCTAGAGGTAAAGCAGCTGGAACGGGGACAAAAGGTTACCGTAGAAAGTGGTCCGTTAAAAGGAAAAGACGGAGAAGTGGTCTACACCAAAGAGAACAGAGTTTGCATACAGCTTGAAAGCCTCGGCTTGCAAATACGGGCCGAAGTGGAAGGAGTGATGCTGAATGAGAAATGA
- a CDS encoding winged helix-turn-helix domain-containing protein — protein MLDALISSQLRVKLLLKFFINPELRSYLRGLSGEFEVSTNAVRQELNNLEEAGIISAEKDGNKKMFSVNRDYPLYSEVRTLLMKTVGIEQVMEKVLSRLGELKKVYLTGSLAEGLDAPTIDLYLIGDVNREYLHKMTKKAEELTGKKIRMAVFTEKEWGRELIENETHVLLFERK, from the coding sequence GTGCTCGACGCACTTATTTCCAGTCAGTTACGAGTAAAGCTTCTGCTGAAATTCTTTATAAATCCCGAACTAAGATCTTATTTAAGAGGATTGTCGGGAGAGTTTGAAGTCTCTACAAATGCGGTGAGGCAGGAACTGAACAATCTGGAAGAAGCGGGAATAATTTCCGCCGAAAAGGATGGGAACAAGAAAATGTTCAGCGTAAACCGTGATTATCCGCTTTATAGTGAAGTGCGGACCCTGCTGATGAAAACCGTTGGCATAGAACAGGTGATGGAAAAGGTGCTCAGCCGACTGGGAGAACTTAAGAAGGTATATTTGACCGGATCTCTGGCTGAGGGATTGGATGCCCCGACCATAGATCTGTACCTTATCGGTGATGTGAACCGGGAGTACCTGCACAAGATGACAAAGAAAGCCGAAGAATTGACCGGTAAAAAAATCCGCATGGCGGTCTTTACCGAGAAGGAATGGGGCCGGGAGCTAATTGAAAACGAAACGCACGTATTGCTATTTGAACGAAAATAG
- a CDS encoding UDP-glucose dehydrogenase family protein, which produces MKLAVIGTGYVGLVSGTCFADSGNDVTCVDIDAKKVEELKEGNVPIYEPGLETIFERSIREGRLRFTTEMEQAVREADIIFLCLPTPPGGDGQADLSAVMTVAEQIGPLLEDYTVIVNKSTVPVGTADRVREAIAESASEELFDVVSNPEFLREGAAVEDFMKPERVVIGADSERAAETMSTLYEPFVRSGNPIITMDPRSSELTKYAANAMLATKITFMNEIANICERVGANVDNVRRGIGTDSRIGKRFLFAGIGYGGSCFPKDVQAIHHTAAGHGYDFKIVDSVMEVNNWQKTSIVRKMEDYFGTDDFSGMTFGMWGLSFKPETDDIREAPALYIAEELASKGASLIAYDPEAIATFKQATSQDVLEATTFVHNQKEALDDIDALVICTEWNEFRRPTVDNFADEMKQPVIFDGRNLYDLDRARKAGITYISVGRPAVHQQELEFAE; this is translated from the coding sequence ATGAAACTAGCAGTAATAGGCACCGGCTATGTAGGGCTGGTCAGCGGCACCTGTTTCGCCGATTCCGGCAATGACGTAACCTGCGTAGATATTGATGCGAAGAAAGTAGAAGAGCTTAAAGAAGGGAATGTCCCTATCTACGAGCCCGGACTGGAAACAATTTTTGAACGCAGCATCCGCGAGGGACGCCTGCGGTTTACCACCGAAATGGAACAGGCCGTAAGGGAAGCCGATATTATCTTTTTGTGCCTGCCCACCCCGCCGGGCGGCGACGGCCAAGCCGACCTGTCGGCTGTGATGACCGTAGCCGAACAGATCGGCCCGCTGCTGGAGGACTATACCGTAATTGTGAACAAATCGACCGTGCCGGTAGGCACCGCCGACCGCGTGCGCGAGGCCATTGCCGAATCGGCCTCTGAAGAACTCTTTGATGTGGTCTCCAACCCCGAGTTCCTGCGCGAAGGCGCCGCCGTCGAAGACTTTATGAAGCCCGAACGCGTGGTCATCGGGGCCGACAGCGAGCGGGCCGCCGAGACCATGAGCACCCTCTACGAGCCCTTTGTACGCTCGGGCAACCCTATTATTACGATGGATCCGCGCAGCTCTGAGCTGACCAAGTATGCCGCCAACGCCATGCTGGCCACCAAAATTACCTTTATGAACGAAATTGCCAATATCTGCGAGCGGGTCGGCGCCAATGTCGACAACGTACGCCGCGGCATCGGTACCGACTCGCGCATCGGCAAGCGCTTCCTGTTTGCCGGCATCGGCTACGGGGGCAGTTGCTTCCCCAAAGACGTGCAGGCGATCCACCACACGGCCGCCGGGCACGGCTACGACTTTAAGATTGTGGACTCGGTCATGGAAGTCAATAACTGGCAGAAAACCTCGATTGTGCGCAAGATGGAGGACTATTTTGGCACCGACGACTTCAGCGGCATGACCTTCGGGATGTGGGGTTTGAGCTTTAAGCCCGAGACCGACGACATCCGCGAGGCCCCGGCGCTGTATATTGCTGAGGAGCTCGCAAGCAAAGGCGCCAGCCTGATCGCTTATGACCCCGAGGCCATCGCTACCTTCAAGCAGGCGACCAGCCAGGACGTGCTCGAGGCCACCACCTTTGTGCACAACCAGAAAGAAGCTTTAGATGACATTGACGCGCTGGTGATCTGCACTGAGTGGAACGAGTTCCGGCGACCCACGGTCGACAACTTTGCCGACGAAATGAAGCAGCCGGTCATTTTTGACGGACGCAACCTCTATGACCTGGACCGGGCCCGCAAAGCAGGCATCACATACATCAGTGTGGGGCGACCGGCAGTACACCAGCAAGAACTGGAATTCGCAGAGTAG
- the cysN gene encoding sulfate adenylyltransferase subunit CysN: MSNKENDAQKYLDMDLLRFTTAGSVDDGKSTLIGRLLYDSKSIFDDRMEAIEESSKKKGDEYTNLALLTDGLSAEREQGITIDVAYRYFSTPERKFIIADTPGHVQYTRNMVTGASTANLAVILVDARNGVIEQTCRHAFIASLLQIKHIVLCVNKMDLVDYSEEQFDKIKKEFKTFSSKLDVPEIHYIPISALYGDNVVEESDNMPWYKGSTLLYTLENVQVSGDYDHVDSRFPVQWVTRPQSTEYPDYRGYAGQIAGGVFKPGDEIIALPSGFTSEIKEIHTFENEEEEAFAPMSVTMTLENDIDISRGDMIAKPDNQPTVGQDIDMMVCWLNKEPLNPNGKYAIKHTTQDARCIIKEVKYKVNINTLHRVEGDKEIGLNDIGRIKIRTTKPLFYDSYKRNRRTGSIIIIDEYTHETVGAGMIL, encoded by the coding sequence ATGAGTAACAAAGAGAACGATGCCCAAAAGTATCTCGACATGGACCTGCTGCGTTTTACTACGGCAGGGAGTGTTGACGATGGAAAAAGTACCCTTATTGGAAGACTGCTGTACGATTCAAAATCGATCTTTGATGATCGAATGGAGGCCATCGAGGAATCCAGTAAGAAGAAGGGAGACGAATATACCAACCTGGCGCTACTCACCGATGGACTTTCGGCTGAGCGTGAACAGGGTATCACCATCGATGTAGCATACCGCTACTTTTCAACGCCCGAACGTAAATTTATTATTGCCGATACACCGGGACACGTACAGTACACTCGAAATATGGTGACCGGTGCCTCTACCGCCAATTTAGCTGTGATTCTGGTAGATGCCCGAAACGGCGTTATCGAACAGACCTGTCGTCATGCCTTTATCGCATCCCTGCTGCAGATCAAGCATATCGTGCTCTGCGTAAACAAGATGGACCTGGTGGACTACAGCGAAGAGCAGTTCGACAAGATTAAAAAAGAGTTCAAAACGTTTTCCTCCAAGCTGGACGTACCCGAGATTCACTACATTCCCATCAGTGCACTTTACGGAGATAATGTAGTAGAAGAATCAGATAATATGCCGTGGTACAAAGGATCTACCTTACTGTATACCCTGGAAAACGTGCAGGTGAGCGGTGATTATGACCATGTTGACAGCCGATTTCCCGTACAGTGGGTCACGCGTCCACAGTCTACCGAATACCCTGACTACCGGGGCTATGCCGGACAGATCGCCGGGGGCGTCTTTAAACCCGGGGACGAGATTATTGCCCTGCCATCCGGTTTCACATCCGAAATTAAAGAGATCCACACCTTCGAGAACGAGGAGGAGGAAGCCTTTGCACCCATGTCTGTAACGATGACCCTCGAAAATGATATTGATATCAGCCGGGGCGATATGATTGCCAAACCCGACAACCAGCCAACGGTAGGTCAGGACATTGATATGATGGTCTGCTGGCTGAACAAAGAGCCGCTCAATCCCAACGGGAAGTATGCCATCAAACATACTACCCAAGATGCCCGTTGCATTATAAAAGAGGTAAAATACAAGGTGAATATTAATACCTTGCACCGTGTAGAAGGGGATAAGGAGATCGGCCTTAATGATATCGGACGTATCAAAATTCGTACTACCAAACCTCTTTTCTACGACAGTTACAAGCGTAACCGTAGGACGGGGAGTATCATTATTATTGATGAATATACTCATGAAACGGTGGGCGCCGGGATGATTCTGTAA
- a CDS encoding four helix bundle protein — MAYQSFEDLQVWQRSTRLSVDLTNHLVDCKDYAFKNQVLRSVISIPSNIAEGAERQSDKEFRYFLNVAKGSAAELRTQLYIGMETKLIDKELSKEMIKELKELSSMMQGLISSLDEKLNT; from the coding sequence ATGGCGTATCAGTCATTTGAAGATTTACAGGTTTGGCAACGGTCAACACGGTTGTCGGTTGATCTAACCAATCACCTAGTAGATTGCAAGGACTATGCGTTTAAGAACCAAGTTCTGAGATCGGTAATCTCGATACCTTCAAATATTGCAGAAGGTGCTGAACGTCAATCCGACAAAGAATTTCGTTATTTCTTAAATGTAGCGAAAGGTTCTGCGGCGGAACTTAGAACACAATTGTACATTGGAATGGAAACAAAACTCATTGATAAAGAACTTTCGAAAGAGATGATCAAAGAACTGAAAGAGCTTTCCTCAATGATGCAGGGATTAATTTCTAGTCTAGACGAGAAACTTAATACTTAA
- the cysD gene encoding sulfate adenylyltransferase subunit CysD, translated as MHLYKLNHIRQLESEAIHIMREVAAQFENPVLMFSGGKDSITMARLAQKAFWPGKIPFPFLHVDTGHNFDETIEFRDNLMDDLGVELIVAHVQDMIDEGLVKEEKGPNPSRNKLQIPTLLKALEDHDFDAAFGGARRDEEKARAKERFFSHRDEFGQWDPKNQRPELWNLYNGHKSPGEHFRVFPLSNWTEMDVWQYIAAEGIDIPSLYLAHTRDVVEREGTYLAKSKFITLTEEEEYEEKQVRFRTIGDMTCTGAFKSDADTIPQVIEEVASARITERGNRTDDKRAEAAMEERKKQGYF; from the coding sequence ATGCATTTATATAAGTTAAATCATATCCGACAGCTTGAGTCGGAAGCGATACATATCATGAGAGAGGTCGCCGCGCAGTTTGAGAACCCGGTGCTGATGTTTTCCGGGGGTAAAGACTCCATTACGATGGCGCGATTGGCCCAGAAAGCCTTTTGGCCCGGAAAGATTCCCTTTCCTTTTTTACACGTAGATACGGGCCATAACTTTGATGAAACCATAGAATTCCGGGATAACCTGATGGATGATCTGGGCGTTGAGCTTATTGTAGCCCATGTCCAGGACATGATCGACGAAGGATTGGTTAAGGAAGAAAAAGGACCCAACCCCAGCCGCAACAAATTGCAGATCCCCACTTTGTTGAAAGCCCTGGAAGATCATGACTTTGATGCCGCTTTTGGTGGGGCTCGCCGCGATGAAGAGAAGGCGCGTGCCAAAGAACGATTTTTCTCACACCGTGATGAATTTGGGCAGTGGGATCCCAAGAATCAGCGTCCGGAGCTGTGGAATTTGTATAACGGACACAAAAGCCCGGGCGAGCACTTTCGGGTATTCCCGCTGAGTAACTGGACCGAAATGGACGTATGGCAGTATATCGCCGCCGAAGGTATCGATATCCCCAGCCTGTACCTGGCGCATACCCGCGATGTTGTGGAGCGTGAAGGTACCTACCTGGCGAAGTCGAAGTTTATTACGCTGACCGAGGAGGAAGAGTATGAGGAGAAGCAAGTACGGTTCCGTACTATCGGAGATATGACCTGTACCGGAGCCTTCAAATCGGATGCCGATACCATTCCGCAGGTTATTGAAGAGGTGGCCTCTGCCCGAATTACAGAGCGCGGTAACCGAACCGATGACAAGCGGGCCGAAGCGGCTATGGAAGAGCGCAAAAAACAAGGCTATTTTTAG
- the cysC gene encoding adenylyl-sulfate kinase: MSVQQENSLKPTVLWFTGLSGSGKSTISEEVYAQLKEQGYEVEHLDGDAVREVFPKTGFSKEERDAHVKRVGFIASLLQKHGVFVVASFISPYQDARDFVRDMCEDFTEVHISTPLEVCEERDVKGLYEQARKGEIDNFTGISDPYEEPENPEIEIDTTNISVEEGVQMVFDYLESQVDS; the protein is encoded by the coding sequence ATGAGTGTACAACAAGAAAACAGCTTAAAACCCACCGTTCTCTGGTTTACCGGACTTTCGGGATCAGGCAAGAGTACTATATCTGAAGAAGTATATGCACAATTGAAAGAGCAAGGATATGAAGTGGAGCACCTGGATGGGGATGCGGTACGGGAAGTCTTTCCCAAGACCGGCTTTTCTAAAGAAGAACGGGATGCTCATGTGAAACGTGTTGGGTTTATTGCCAGTTTGCTACAAAAGCACGGCGTCTTTGTAGTTGCCTCCTTTATTTCACCCTACCAGGATGCTCGCGACTTTGTCCGTGATATGTGTGAGGATTTTACTGAAGTTCATATCTCTACGCCCCTTGAGGTGTGTGAAGAGCGAGATGTGAAAGGGCTATATGAACAGGCCCGCAAAGGGGAGATCGATAACTTTACCGGTATCAGTGATCCCTATGAAGAGCCTGAAAATCCGGAGATTGAAATCGATACGACCAATATTTCTGTAGAAGAGGGCGTACAGATGGTATTTGACTATTTGGAGTCACAAGTAGATTCATAG